In Hwangdonia lutea, a single window of DNA contains:
- a CDS encoding THUMP-like domain-containing protein has product MNPSILNTEIQEFINENLQADVSKLLLKGTAFDAVETKDIIEQIEAKKRSEKKLPTWFNTTNIYYPNKLNIEQTSSEITANYKSKLIKGESIIDLTGGFGVDCYYFSKHFKTVVLCEINDQLSEIVKHNYTQLHARNISTQNVNGITYLKTSKKTFDWIYIDPSRRHDSKGKVFFLNDCLPNIPEHLDLLFRHSKNILIKTSPLLDISVGINELRLVKTIHVVAVNNEVKELLWILERGYSEAISIETVNIKKDKNAHFSFLLEEEKHTPSNYHKPLTYLYEPNAAILKSGGFHSISHQLKLFKLHQHSHLYTSQQLVDFPGRCFKIEKLLPFNKKALKKEAIKKANITTRNFPETVQQIRKKFSIKDGGNLYLFFTTDIDGNKIVIISTKAN; this is encoded by the coding sequence TTGAATCCTTCTATTTTAAATACTGAAATCCAAGAGTTTATAAATGAAAATTTACAGGCTGATGTTTCAAAATTACTATTAAAAGGAACAGCGTTTGATGCGGTTGAAACCAAAGACATCATCGAGCAAATTGAAGCTAAAAAACGCTCCGAAAAAAAATTGCCAACATGGTTCAATACCACAAATATTTATTATCCAAATAAGCTGAATATTGAGCAAACTTCTTCAGAAATTACGGCGAATTACAAATCTAAATTAATTAAAGGCGAATCGATAATTGATTTAACTGGTGGCTTCGGCGTGGATTGTTACTACTTTTCAAAACATTTTAAAACCGTTGTACTTTGCGAGATAAATGATCAGCTTTCAGAAATCGTAAAACACAATTACACACAATTACATGCTCGTAATATTTCAACCCAAAATGTTAATGGAATTACATATTTAAAAACTTCAAAAAAAACCTTCGATTGGATTTATATCGACCCTTCAAGACGCCACGACAGTAAAGGCAAAGTATTCTTTTTAAACGACTGTTTGCCCAATATTCCCGAACATCTCGATTTGCTTTTTAGGCATTCAAAAAACATATTGATTAAAACATCGCCACTACTCGATATTTCGGTTGGCATAAATGAATTGAGGCTTGTAAAAACCATTCACGTTGTCGCTGTAAATAACGAAGTAAAAGAATTGCTTTGGATTTTGGAACGCGGTTATTCTGAAGCAATTTCAATAGAAACGGTAAATATAAAAAAAGATAAAAATGCGCATTTTAGTTTTTTGTTGGAAGAAGAAAAACATACGCCATCCAATTACCATAAACCGCTCACCTATTTGTACGAGCCCAATGCTGCTATATTAAAATCGGGTGGATTCCATTCCATTTCCCATCAATTAAAATTATTTAAACTGCATCAGCATTCACATTTATACACCAGCCAACAGCTTGTGGATTTCCCCGGAAGATGTTTTAAAATTGAAAAACTATTGCCTTTCAACAAAAAGGCGTTAAAAAAAGAAGCCATAAAAAAAGCCAATATCACCACCCGGAATTTTCCCGAAACGGTTCAACAAATTAGAAAAAAATTCAGCATTAAAGACGGGGGAAATCTGTACTTGTTTTTTACAACGGATATTGATGGAAATAAAATTGTTATTATAAGTACAAAAGCCAATTAA